The proteins below come from a single Thermopolyspora flexuosa genomic window:
- a CDS encoding UGSC family (seleno)protein has translation MPELEHLLDPTGNADQAADTTLAPRPGTLQGLTIGLLDNTKPNATNLLRHVARELQARHGTGQVREYAKDYFGTPMTEQVLNKLTAECDLVITAVGDCGSCSAATVADGIMLERAGIPAVAIVSDSFLVSGRAMAQLQGFSGYEFVAVRHPVASCDETELRQRVLEVLPDIQRILGLEN, from the coding sequence ATGCCCGAACTCGAACACCTGCTCGACCCGACCGGCAACGCCGACCAGGCCGCCGACACCACCCTCGCCCCCAGGCCCGGAACCCTGCAGGGCCTGACCATCGGCCTGCTCGACAACACCAAACCCAACGCCACCAACCTGCTGCGGCACGTGGCACGCGAACTCCAGGCCCGCCACGGCACCGGCCAGGTCCGCGAATACGCCAAAGACTACTTCGGCACCCCCATGACCGAGCAGGTCCTCAACAAGCTCACCGCCGAATGCGACCTGGTCATCACCGCCGTCGGCGACTGCGGCTCCTGCAGCGCCGCCACCGTCGCCGACGGCATCATGCTCGAACGCGCCGGCATCCCCGCCGTCGCCATCGTCTCCGACTCCTTCCTCGTCTCCGGCCGCGCCATGGCCCAGCTCCAAGGCTTTTCCGGCTACGAGTTCGTCGCCGTACGCCACCCCGTGGCCAGCTGCGACGAGACCGAGCTGCGCCAGCGCGTGCTGGAGGTGCTGCCGGACATCCAGCGCATCCTCGGCCTGGAAAACTGA
- a CDS encoding NUDIX hydrolase yields MTSDRPAARVLCVDDAGHVLLLRWRDPVSGLVFWEPPGGGVDPGETPLEAARRELTEETGLPGDAVLDRWVPVPRDYMWLGVHYVKTEPFYLARFAERPRVAPAALTTEETGNLLGFAWFSRAELAALTEHVEPPELLDVLERLTGA; encoded by the coding sequence GTGACGAGCGATCGACCCGCAGCGCGGGTGCTCTGCGTGGACGACGCGGGCCACGTGCTGCTGCTGCGGTGGCGGGACCCGGTGAGCGGGCTCGTGTTCTGGGAGCCGCCCGGTGGAGGGGTGGATCCCGGCGAGACGCCGCTCGAGGCCGCCCGCCGTGAGCTCACCGAGGAGACCGGGCTGCCCGGCGACGCCGTGCTCGACCGCTGGGTGCCCGTGCCACGCGACTACATGTGGCTGGGCGTGCACTACGTCAAGACCGAGCCGTTCTACCTCGCCCGTTTCGCCGAGCGGCCGCGGGTCGCTCCGGCCGCGCTCACCACGGAGGAGACGGGCAACCTGCTGGGCTTCGCCTGGTTCTCCCGCGCGGAGCTCGCCGCCCTCACCGAGCACGTGGAGCCGCCCGAGCTGCTCGACGTGCTGGAGCGGCTCACCGGAGCCTGA
- a CDS encoding ABC transporter substrate-binding protein, which translates to MADPQGAQPPGAGPERALRRLRPPAHCAAYGRRIAFPRFIVGSLVLQAEIDHTDPDSARAQIRDLLARHRNLHTLEDSIAQMLKALTPGIGDAALRTAIDLLVKSVASRWIRTGALLGKGAKWYSHQDHGPARDYLDELRKLNRLAQSADQGGRQVDAVMLRAFLADLRDDFERHGRDRGSNCLILLDNADTPSGRAFLELLRNAFHDSDEDSPITVVATSRGPLVAPYATSDEPFPTTDEASVADYLGKGRWCYPVRLTDLTVDQVKAMVRKADAGDPEKIAPAVHRFTRGHAGATAEVVRAIKEMRDRLGDHAVDLRKVVDHVPFGVDGGRAVRERLLDMFLDGLPAKTRDHLITCAAARDHREAGELVGPGRPIGRDGAAVLSETTIWLPGVTAGPARMHPVLRRLLLDRLARRHPQAPNGWTAVHELLRSRAANKAGELHHALALGKVEEVVDELTRRLRDPGMGVKAWLTLLEKVATAPHREPFKKAPVDHAQELARGVTPTDELTVQVARLLTALWVANEPLARGDRTALLTLVNDAFEKVAIECPKTGAMMEAKTEFLRRVQGEEGHLRDIGGPRNPWSPPRRRRRWLVALIVALVLIVVAPLIICWIRGCGIFAPTCASGVPKVEVEVAKGETREECVGVTDSFAFEPRFRHVVDTLAKENAYATEGGPGSYVTIAFLGPLTNPDPRVVHQLEGAVTAQHRSNREALVGDRPRIRMVLANTSSTAAHWRKVTDDLVDMTKEQDRLVAVASMGLSQDETRWAAERLSGVKLPMVVDIVTSEEIDKNAVNGIARVSPTTDEELAALGRYVPEKSRLRRAMMVSYSQENDLYTRSLVRGFERHFADLWRRGGRINNPFGEDPANEFRTIIGNLCSENAPDTVLYAGRGKDLPLFLAYLGNRNCHPERITVLTGSDAVRLMSDTAENAPGIAALRSSHNPISLLYVPLAEPSVLRDPSKNPAAAQYLKFEQSFQGLGFATADLSTGWAIMAHDAVLTAAHAVRRAALSGELPEPAAVRNQIYLITSAANSVPGASGEIRIDSATGNRISQLLPVLRFRPGEEPELLGLYDSAKLRR; encoded by the coding sequence ATGGCCGATCCCCAAGGTGCTCAGCCTCCTGGTGCAGGACCTGAACGCGCACTGCGCCGCCTACGGCCGCCGGCGCACTGCGCCGCCTACGGCCGCCGCATCGCCTTCCCGCGTTTCATCGTCGGCAGCCTGGTCCTGCAAGCCGAGATCGACCACACCGACCCGGACTCGGCCCGTGCCCAGATCCGCGACCTTCTGGCGCGGCACAGAAACCTGCACACGCTCGAGGACTCCATCGCCCAGATGCTCAAGGCGCTCACTCCGGGCATCGGCGACGCGGCCTTGCGTACCGCCATCGACCTGCTCGTCAAGAGCGTCGCATCCCGGTGGATCCGAACCGGCGCGCTCCTGGGGAAGGGCGCGAAGTGGTACTCCCATCAGGACCACGGGCCCGCGAGGGACTACCTGGATGAGCTGCGCAAGCTCAACCGCCTGGCGCAGTCGGCCGACCAGGGCGGAAGGCAGGTCGACGCGGTCATGCTCCGGGCGTTCCTCGCCGACCTGCGTGACGACTTCGAACGCCACGGCCGGGACCGCGGTTCCAATTGCCTGATACTTCTCGACAACGCGGACACACCGTCCGGAAGAGCGTTCCTCGAACTGCTCAGAAACGCCTTTCACGACTCTGACGAGGACAGCCCCATCACGGTGGTGGCCACCAGCCGGGGCCCTCTCGTGGCGCCGTACGCGACGTCGGACGAGCCGTTCCCGACGACGGACGAGGCGAGCGTCGCCGACTATCTCGGCAAAGGGCGCTGGTGCTACCCGGTACGGCTCACCGACCTCACCGTGGACCAGGTCAAGGCCATGGTAAGAAAGGCCGACGCCGGCGACCCCGAGAAGATCGCGCCCGCCGTACACCGGTTCACCCGGGGGCACGCCGGGGCGACGGCCGAGGTGGTCCGCGCGATCAAGGAGATGCGCGACCGGCTGGGTGACCACGCGGTCGACCTGCGTAAGGTGGTCGACCACGTGCCTTTCGGGGTCGACGGCGGCAGGGCCGTACGGGAACGGCTGCTCGACATGTTCCTCGACGGCCTCCCGGCGAAGACGCGGGACCATCTGATCACGTGCGCGGCGGCGCGGGACCATCGCGAGGCGGGTGAGCTGGTCGGCCCGGGAAGACCGATCGGCAGGGACGGCGCCGCGGTACTGAGTGAGACCACGATCTGGCTTCCCGGGGTCACCGCAGGCCCGGCGAGGATGCACCCCGTGCTGCGCCGGCTGCTGCTCGACCGCCTCGCCAGGCGGCACCCCCAGGCGCCCAACGGCTGGACGGCCGTGCACGAGCTGCTGCGCTCCCGGGCCGCGAACAAGGCCGGGGAGCTCCACCACGCCCTCGCCCTGGGCAAGGTGGAGGAGGTCGTCGACGAGCTGACCCGGCGCCTGCGCGATCCCGGCATGGGGGTCAAGGCCTGGCTCACCCTCCTCGAGAAGGTGGCGACGGCCCCGCATCGCGAGCCGTTCAAGAAGGCGCCGGTGGACCACGCGCAGGAACTGGCTCGCGGCGTCACCCCCACCGACGAGCTCACCGTACAGGTCGCACGCCTGCTCACCGCGCTGTGGGTGGCCAACGAGCCGCTTGCCCGCGGCGACCGGACCGCACTCCTCACCCTTGTCAACGACGCCTTCGAGAAGGTGGCGATCGAGTGCCCGAAAACCGGCGCGATGATGGAGGCGAAGACCGAGTTCCTCCGCCGGGTGCAGGGCGAGGAGGGCCACCTGCGCGACATCGGCGGCCCGCGGAACCCGTGGTCGCCGCCGCGCCGACGCCGCCGGTGGCTGGTCGCGCTGATCGTGGCCCTGGTGCTGATAGTGGTGGCGCCGCTGATCATCTGCTGGATTCGCGGCTGTGGGATCTTCGCTCCCACGTGCGCATCCGGCGTGCCCAAGGTCGAGGTCGAGGTGGCCAAGGGGGAGACCCGCGAGGAGTGCGTGGGGGTGACGGACTCCTTCGCGTTCGAGCCGCGATTCCGGCACGTCGTCGACACGCTGGCCAAGGAGAACGCGTACGCCACCGAGGGGGGCCCGGGCAGCTACGTGACGATCGCGTTCCTGGGCCCGCTCACCAACCCGGACCCGCGGGTCGTTCACCAGCTTGAGGGCGCGGTGACCGCGCAGCACCGCAGCAACCGGGAGGCGCTCGTCGGCGACCGGCCGCGCATCCGGATGGTGCTGGCGAACACGAGCAGCACTGCGGCCCACTGGCGGAAGGTGACCGACGACCTCGTGGACATGACCAAAGAGCAGGACCGGCTCGTGGCGGTGGCGAGCATGGGGCTCAGCCAGGACGAGACGAGGTGGGCGGCCGAACGGCTGAGCGGAGTCAAGCTGCCGATGGTGGTCGACATCGTGACCTCCGAGGAGATCGACAAGAACGCGGTGAACGGCATCGCCCGGGTGAGCCCGACGACCGACGAGGAGCTGGCGGCGCTCGGCCGGTACGTACCGGAGAAGAGCCGCCTGCGCCGGGCGATGATGGTGAGTTACAGCCAGGAGAACGATCTCTACACCCGCTCCCTGGTCCGCGGGTTCGAAAGGCACTTCGCCGACCTGTGGCGACGCGGCGGCAGGATCAACAACCCGTTCGGCGAGGACCCCGCCAACGAGTTCCGGACCATCATCGGCAACCTGTGCAGCGAGAACGCCCCGGACACCGTGCTGTACGCCGGGCGGGGCAAGGACCTGCCGTTGTTCCTCGCCTACCTCGGCAACCGGAACTGCCACCCGGAGCGGATCACGGTCCTCACCGGCTCCGACGCGGTCCGGCTCATGAGCGACACCGCGGAGAACGCGCCGGGCATCGCCGCGCTCCGGTCGTCGCACAACCCCATCTCGCTGCTGTACGTGCCGCTCGCCGAGCCGTCCGTGCTGCGTGACCCGTCGAAGAACCCGGCGGCGGCGCAGTACCTGAAGTTCGAGCAGTCCTTCCAGGGGCTCGGCTTCGCCACCGCCGACCTGTCCACCGGCTGGGCGATCATGGCGCACGACGCCGTGCTCACCGCCGCCCACGCGGTACGGCGCGCCGCGCTCTCCGGCGAGCTGCCCGAGCCGGCCGCGGTGCGCAACCAGATCTACCTCATCACCTCGGCCGCGAACAGCGTGCCGGGGGCGTCCGGCGAGATCCGGATCGACTCCGCCACCGGTAACCGGATCTCGCAGCTCCTCCCGGTGCTGCGGTTCCGGCCCGGCGAGGAGCCCGAACTCCTCGGCCTGTACGACAGCGCGAAACTCCGCCGCTGA
- a CDS encoding NUDIX domain-containing protein produces the protein MTLDPAAWFASLPAHFASASVLFTDADDRVLLVKPNYRPGWSIPGGVMEAAEFPHQAAEREVFEELGLRVTPGELLVVHWQLPDGNRPRSLVTFVFDGGTLPPDAKVTLQEEELDEYGFFPWSQAAELLPEPVRPRLLAARDARKQGRAVYLYG, from the coding sequence ATGACCCTCGATCCCGCCGCCTGGTTCGCGTCCCTGCCCGCCCACTTCGCCTCGGCGAGCGTGCTGTTCACCGACGCCGACGACCGCGTCCTGCTGGTGAAGCCCAACTACCGCCCCGGCTGGTCGATCCCCGGCGGCGTGATGGAGGCCGCCGAGTTTCCCCATCAGGCCGCCGAGCGCGAGGTCTTCGAGGAGCTGGGCCTGCGCGTGACCCCCGGCGAGCTGCTCGTCGTGCACTGGCAGCTGCCCGACGGCAACCGTCCGCGCAGCCTCGTCACCTTCGTCTTCGACGGCGGCACGCTCCCTCCTGACGCGAAGGTCACGTTGCAGGAGGAGGAGCTGGACGAGTACGGCTTCTTCCCCTGGTCACAGGCGGCCGAGCTGCTCCCCGAGCCGGTCCGGCCACGGCTGCTCGCCGCCCGTGACGCCCGCAAGCAGGGCCGGGCCGTCTACCTGTACGGCTGA
- a CDS encoding beta-glucosidase family protein yields the protein MAVETGTSPEVWKDASVPDEARVEALMSRMSVAEKVAQLYGVWVGIDNEDGEMAPHQHEFGVLTVSWEELVRDGIGQLTRPFGTRPVSVVKGAASLAAAQRSIVESGRWGIPALVHEEILTGLAAWKAPVFPNPLVWGATFDPDLIERMGAKIGSTMRRLGVHQGLAPVLDVARDLRWGRVEETIGEDPLLVGLIGSAYVRGVQSAGVIATLKHFVGYSASRAGRNLAPVSAGPRELADILLPPFEMALRAGADSVMNSYADIDGVPVAADRRLLTELLRDTYGFTGTVVADYFSIPFLQTLHNVAGSPTEAARLALEAGIDVELPTVNCFGKDLVQAVQAGEIDIALIDRALRRVLLQKCRLGLLDADWDPEPAVLREAAEAAKADENFEDIALDDAEARAIAGEIARRGIVLLANNGGLPLRPGQRIAVVGPRAHTPNAMMGCYSFPLHVGVHHPEVELGIEVPTVVDALRADPNGYDVRYEQGVPVVGGDDEGIAAAARAAADADVCLAVLGDEAGLFGRGTSGEGCDVADLRLPGRQEELLEAVLATGTPVVLVLMSGRPYELARQIDRLAAAVCAFYPGEEGAAALADLLAGRVDFSGRLPVSFPGKCPVQPSTYLAAPLGQRSQVSSSDPSPLFPFGHGLSYHPATWVEVSGGPTGEWATDGTYDVRVVLRNEADVPVSEVVQIYLHDPVAEVARPVQALVAAQRVELPAGATREVTITLHADQTSYTGVAGVRQVDPGQVELRVGASSADIRKTLQVTMTGPRREVGFDRVMTATATVTDPNA from the coding sequence ATGGCTGTAGAAACCGGCACGTCGCCGGAGGTGTGGAAGGACGCGAGCGTGCCGGACGAGGCCCGCGTCGAGGCGCTCATGTCCCGCATGAGCGTGGCCGAAAAGGTCGCCCAGCTCTACGGAGTGTGGGTGGGCATCGACAACGAAGACGGCGAGATGGCCCCCCACCAGCACGAGTTCGGCGTGCTCACGGTGAGCTGGGAAGAGCTGGTGCGTGACGGCATCGGGCAGCTCACCCGACCCTTCGGCACCCGGCCCGTCTCGGTGGTGAAGGGCGCGGCATCGCTCGCCGCGGCCCAGCGGTCGATCGTCGAGTCCGGGCGCTGGGGCATCCCCGCCCTGGTGCACGAGGAGATCCTCACCGGGCTCGCCGCCTGGAAGGCCCCGGTCTTCCCCAACCCGCTGGTCTGGGGCGCCACCTTCGACCCCGACCTCATCGAGCGTATGGGCGCGAAGATCGGCTCGACCATGCGCCGCCTCGGCGTGCACCAGGGCCTCGCCCCCGTGCTCGACGTCGCCCGCGACCTGCGCTGGGGCCGGGTCGAGGAGACGATCGGTGAGGACCCGCTGCTCGTCGGCCTGATCGGCAGCGCGTACGTGCGCGGCGTGCAGTCGGCGGGCGTGATCGCCACGCTCAAGCACTTCGTCGGCTACTCTGCCTCGCGCGCCGGGCGCAACCTCGCCCCCGTCTCGGCCGGGCCCCGGGAGCTCGCCGACATCCTGCTGCCGCCGTTCGAGATGGCGCTGCGCGCCGGGGCGGACTCGGTGATGAACTCCTACGCCGACATCGACGGCGTTCCCGTCGCCGCCGACCGCCGGCTCCTCACCGAGCTGCTGCGCGACACCTACGGCTTCACCGGCACGGTCGTCGCCGACTACTTCTCCATCCCGTTCCTGCAGACGCTGCACAACGTCGCGGGCTCGCCCACCGAGGCGGCGCGGCTCGCCCTCGAGGCGGGCATCGACGTCGAGCTGCCCACCGTCAACTGCTTCGGCAAGGACCTCGTGCAGGCCGTGCAGGCGGGCGAGATCGACATCGCCCTCATCGACCGCGCGCTGCGCCGGGTGCTGCTGCAGAAGTGCCGGCTCGGCCTGCTCGACGCCGACTGGGACCCCGAGCCCGCGGTACTGCGGGAGGCCGCCGAGGCCGCCAAGGCGGACGAGAACTTCGAGGACATCGCGCTCGACGACGCCGAGGCGCGCGCGATCGCGGGTGAGATCGCCCGCCGCGGCATCGTGCTGCTCGCGAACAACGGCGGCCTGCCGCTGCGGCCCGGGCAGCGGATCGCCGTGGTCGGCCCGCGCGCGCACACCCCGAACGCGATGATGGGCTGCTACTCGTTCCCGCTGCACGTGGGCGTGCACCACCCCGAGGTGGAGCTCGGCATCGAGGTGCCCACCGTGGTCGACGCGCTGCGCGCCGACCCCAACGGCTACGACGTTCGGTACGAGCAGGGCGTCCCGGTGGTCGGCGGGGACGACGAGGGCATCGCGGCCGCGGCCCGGGCGGCCGCCGATGCCGACGTCTGCCTCGCCGTGCTCGGGGACGAGGCCGGGCTGTTCGGCCGCGGCACCTCGGGCGAGGGCTGCGACGTCGCCGACCTGCGCCTGCCCGGGCGCCAGGAGGAGCTGCTGGAGGCCGTGCTCGCCACCGGCACGCCCGTGGTGCTCGTGCTCATGTCCGGCCGGCCGTACGAGCTGGCGCGGCAGATCGACCGGCTCGCCGCCGCCGTGTGCGCCTTCTACCCCGGCGAGGAGGGCGCGGCCGCGCTCGCCGACCTGCTCGCGGGCCGGGTCGACTTCTCCGGCCGCCTGCCCGTCTCGTTCCCCGGCAAGTGCCCGGTGCAGCCGTCGACGTACCTCGCGGCGCCGCTGGGGCAGCGCAGCCAGGTGAGCTCGAGCGACCCCTCCCCGCTGTTCCCGTTCGGCCACGGCCTGTCGTACCACCCCGCCACCTGGGTGGAGGTCTCCGGCGGCCCGACCGGCGAGTGGGCGACCGACGGCACGTACGACGTGCGGGTGGTGCTGCGCAACGAGGCCGACGTCCCGGTCTCCGAGGTGGTCCAGATCTACCTGCACGACCCGGTGGCCGAGGTGGCGCGGCCGGTGCAGGCGCTCGTCGCCGCCCAGCGGGTGGAGCTGCCGGCGGGCGCCACCCGTGAGGTCACCATCACCCTGCACGCCGACCAGACCTCGTACACCGGCGTGGCCGGCGTGCGCCAGGTCGACCCCGGCCAGGTGGAGCTGCGGGTCGGCGCCTCCAGCGCGGACATCCGCAAGACCCTGCAGGTCACGATGACCGGTCCGCGGCGTGAGGTCGGCTTCGACCGGGTCATGACCGCCACCGCCACGGTGACGGACCCGAACGCCTGA
- a CDS encoding DedA family protein, which yields MEVSGMDADVHEPPPDGIEGWVIGLMEALGEPGAAIAVALENLFPPIPSEVILPLAGFAANRGHLNLYAAIAWTTAGSVAGALVLYGLGALFGRERLLAVVERMPLLGADDLRKAEAWFARYGPASVFFGRMVPLIRSAISVPAGIERMPLPVFLVFTTLGSLVWNTLFVLAGYLLGANWPLVERYVAPLSTFVLVACATALTAFVAVRLRRLRRERRARRAREEAESGPRAHG from the coding sequence GTGGAAGTTTCAGGTATGGACGCCGACGTGCACGAGCCGCCGCCGGATGGCATCGAGGGCTGGGTGATCGGGCTGATGGAGGCCCTGGGCGAGCCCGGCGCCGCCATCGCCGTCGCCTTGGAGAACCTCTTCCCGCCGATCCCCAGCGAGGTGATCCTCCCGCTCGCGGGCTTCGCCGCGAACCGGGGCCACCTCAACCTGTACGCCGCGATCGCCTGGACGACGGCCGGCTCGGTCGCCGGGGCGCTCGTGCTCTACGGCCTGGGCGCGCTGTTCGGCCGCGAGCGCCTGCTCGCCGTGGTCGAGCGCATGCCGTTGCTCGGGGCCGACGACCTGCGCAAGGCCGAGGCGTGGTTCGCCCGGTACGGCCCGGCGAGCGTGTTCTTCGGCCGCATGGTGCCGCTGATCCGCAGCGCCATCTCGGTGCCCGCCGGAATCGAGCGCATGCCGCTGCCCGTCTTCCTGGTCTTCACCACCCTGGGCAGCCTCGTCTGGAACACGCTCTTCGTCCTCGCGGGCTACCTGCTCGGCGCGAACTGGCCCCTCGTGGAGCGGTACGTCGCCCCGCTCTCCACGTTCGTCCTCGTCGCCTGCGCGACGGCGCTCACCGCCTTCGTGGCCGTACGGCTCCGCCGCCTGCGCCGCGAACGACGTGCCAGACGTGCCCGGGAGGAGGCCGAAAGCGGCCCTCGGGCACATGGCTAG
- a CDS encoding helix-turn-helix domain-containing protein, whose protein sequence is MRFISEHVDPARSPWHLLGAELRHQREQVHRLSLREVARQVYCDDGDLSKWERGITRPHPDNVRRLDDFYGAGGRIVALHALAMEVERLRTLVKEGSGGKEAATERRQVLRLAAVGAGIGALGISGESVRQAIAASYANDFRSITDWERACVDHLYALRTRPPAQVAADLLIDLFTVKRQKEASSPAETLELERVTAALASVQANALTRLGDHGAALRWWHTARQAADASGDLELRVLVRAEEAGHGLYGQREPQSVLGLVREAQQLLGPDRPSVDLLTTEAKALSVLGRHDQAQKTIETLLDVADKGVTPDPLGFWSPSQIHFAKSWVYAAMGDERKADIARDDVLARTRDYQYRANVQLHEALCMIVNGGTAEGARHAAKVIDDLEPAYRSHHIMHTGRLVLRAVPPTQQEWPEVTELRELLRRRPTT, encoded by the coding sequence GTGCGTTTCATCTCCGAGCACGTCGACCCGGCACGATCGCCCTGGCACCTGCTCGGCGCGGAACTGCGCCACCAGCGCGAGCAGGTCCACCGCCTCAGCCTGCGCGAGGTCGCGCGCCAGGTCTACTGCGACGACGGCGACCTGTCGAAATGGGAACGCGGTATCACCCGTCCCCATCCGGACAACGTACGGCGGCTCGACGATTTCTATGGGGCCGGGGGCAGAATTGTCGCCCTCCACGCTCTTGCGATGGAGGTGGAGCGGCTGCGTACCCTGGTCAAGGAAGGCTCCGGGGGAAAGGAGGCCGCCACGGAACGCCGCCAGGTTTTACGGCTCGCCGCGGTGGGCGCCGGAATCGGCGCGCTCGGTATCTCCGGTGAATCCGTGCGCCAGGCAATCGCCGCGTCTTATGCGAATGATTTTCGGAGCATCACCGACTGGGAACGGGCATGCGTCGATCATTTGTACGCGCTGCGCACCCGCCCGCCCGCGCAGGTGGCCGCCGATCTCCTCATCGATCTGTTCACGGTCAAGCGGCAGAAGGAGGCCTCCTCACCGGCCGAGACGCTGGAGCTGGAGCGGGTGACCGCCGCGCTGGCCAGCGTGCAGGCGAACGCGCTCACCCGCCTCGGCGACCACGGCGCGGCACTGCGCTGGTGGCACACGGCGCGCCAGGCCGCCGACGCGTCCGGAGACCTCGAGCTGCGCGTCCTCGTCCGCGCCGAGGAGGCGGGCCACGGTTTGTACGGCCAGCGCGAACCGCAATCCGTGCTCGGCCTTGTCCGGGAGGCACAACAACTTCTGGGTCCCGATCGGCCCTCCGTTGATCTGCTGACCACCGAGGCCAAAGCGCTGTCGGTGCTCGGTCGGCACGACCAGGCACAGAAAACCATCGAGACCCTTCTCGACGTCGCGGATAAGGGCGTCACTCCAGACCCTCTCGGCTTTTGGTCACCCAGCCAAATTCACTTCGCCAAGAGCTGGGTCTACGCGGCCATGGGCGACGAGCGGAAAGCGGATATCGCGCGCGACGACGTGCTGGCCCGCACCCGCGATTACCAATATCGGGCGAACGTCCAGCTCCATGAAGCGCTCTGCATGATCGTCAACGGCGGAACGGCCGAAGGAGCGCGCCACGCGGCAAAGGTCATCGACGACCTCGAACCCGCCTATCGCAGCCACCACATCATGCACACCGGACGGCTCGTGCTGCGCGCCGTGCCGCCGACGCAGCAGGAGTGGCCGGAGGTCACCGAACTCCGCGAGCTGCTGCGCCGACGACCCACTACATAG
- a CDS encoding ATP-binding protein produces the protein MPLVPPHDAEDPAGATSPAGGGRRTACWDLPAEPSIVRKARELTRTTLLGWGHPRLIGDVVLMVDELVANAVTHGRPPVRLSLRLEPRPAPGHAVVVGEVTDGDPRLPEVREADHLGEGGRGLWIVRHLADEFGVRPTPQGKAVWFALAVHAGPSGERPGR, from the coding sequence ATGCCCCTGGTGCCCCCGCATGACGCGGAGGATCCGGCCGGCGCGACCTCACCGGCGGGCGGCGGCAGGCGTACGGCCTGCTGGGACCTGCCCGCCGAGCCGTCCATCGTGCGCAAGGCCCGCGAACTGACCCGGACCACACTCCTCGGCTGGGGCCATCCCCGCCTGATCGGCGACGTCGTGCTCATGGTCGACGAGCTCGTCGCGAACGCGGTCACCCACGGACGGCCACCGGTCCGCCTGTCGCTACGCCTCGAACCCCGCCCCGCCCCCGGGCACGCCGTCGTGGTCGGCGAGGTCACGGACGGCGACCCGCGCCTGCCCGAGGTGCGCGAGGCCGATCACCTCGGCGAGGGCGGCCGCGGCCTGTGGATCGTGCGCCACCTCGCCGACGAGTTCGGCGTCCGCCCGACGCCCCAGGGGAAGGCGGTGTGGTTCGCCCTCGCGGTCCACGCCGGGCCGTCCGGCGAGCGGCCGGGCCGCTAG
- a CDS encoding GrpB family protein: MILVVDHDPAWPARFEALRKEYGEAMRAAGVPVIAIEHVGSTAVPGLAAKPIIDCDIVVAEEHVEAASNVLVGLGFTPLGERGIPQRWAFQEPERLAPTHTYVVVDGSLALRNHLAVRDTLRADPELRARYAEAKKRAARTAATIDDYIQGKNAAVQAILAAAGLTEAERATIDAQQFPAPDGLPAG; this comes from the coding sequence GTGATCCTGGTAGTCGACCACGACCCCGCCTGGCCCGCCCGGTTCGAGGCACTGCGCAAGGAGTACGGCGAGGCGATGCGGGCCGCGGGCGTCCCCGTGATCGCCATCGAGCACGTCGGCAGCACGGCCGTACCCGGCCTGGCCGCCAAGCCCATCATCGACTGCGACATCGTGGTGGCCGAGGAGCACGTCGAGGCCGCCTCGAACGTGCTGGTCGGCCTCGGCTTCACCCCGCTGGGCGAGCGCGGCATCCCGCAGCGCTGGGCGTTCCAGGAGCCCGAACGCCTCGCCCCGACCCACACCTACGTCGTCGTCGACGGCTCCCTGGCGCTCCGCAACCACCTCGCCGTCCGCGACACCCTGCGCGCCGACCCCGAACTCCGCGCCCGGTACGCCGAGGCGAAGAAGCGCGCCGCCCGCACCGCCGCCACCATCGACGACTACATCCAGGGCAAGAACGCGGCGGTCCAGGCCATCCTCGCGGCCGCGGGCCTCACCGAGGCCGAGCGGGCCACGATCGACGCCCAGCAGTTTCCCGCGCCGGACGGCCTTCCCGCCGGCTGA
- a CDS encoding metal-sensitive transcriptional regulator, translating into MEIDKYALADVVVRLRRAQGQIGGIIQMIEDGRDCAEVITQLAAVSRALDRAGFKIIATGLEQCVKREDADPQQAEVDLARLEKLFLALA; encoded by the coding sequence GTGGAGATCGACAAGTATGCGTTGGCCGACGTCGTGGTCCGCCTGCGGCGAGCACAGGGGCAGATCGGCGGCATCATCCAGATGATCGAGGACGGACGGGACTGCGCCGAGGTGATCACCCAGCTCGCCGCGGTCTCCCGCGCCCTGGACCGCGCCGGCTTCAAGATCATCGCCACCGGCCTGGAGCAGTGCGTGAAGCGCGAGGACGCAGACCCCCAGCAGGCCGAGGTGGACCTGGCCAGGTTGGAGAAGCTCTTCCTCGCCCTCGCCTGA